The genomic region GCGCGGCGTCGTCGAGGAGTGGCTGGAGCGCGAGCGCCCCCGGCTCGGCGGCCGGGTCGCGGTGGTCGACGCCGGCGACGCCAGCCTCGTCGCGCGGCTCGACCAGGCCGCCGGCGACCCCCGGGTGGTGCCGGTGCGGGTGACCTGGATGCCCCGGCAGGGAGGCGGCCGCGACCGCGGCGCGGGGATCGCCGGCCTCCTCGAGCACACCCGCCTCCTCCGCCGCGACCCCGGCCGGCGCCGGGTCGTCGCCGGCGAACCGGCCACGGTCAGCGCCCTGCGCAGCCGCTTCGAGGCGAGCACCGGCGGTGGTGGCGGGGCGGAGTTCGCCGGCTTCGTGCGCCGCCAGGCGGTGCTCGCCCTGGAGCGCGCCGAGCGGCGGCTGCTCGGCGACCGCTACAAGGTGGCGCGGCTGGTCGGCGACGAGATCACCTCCAGCGCCCGCTTCCGCGAGCGGGTCGCCGAGCTCGCCGCCCGGCTGGACCGCCCCGATTCGGAGGTGCTCGCCGAGGCCGCCGGGTACCTCGAGGAGATGGCGGCGAGCTCGAGCCGGCTGGCGATCGACGCCTGGGAGCAGCTGATCCGGGTCGCGCTCCGCGGCCACGCCATCGGGGTCGACGCCGCCCGGCTCGACGAGCTGCGGGGGCTCGGCCGCCACCGGGCGCTGGTCTTCCTCCCCAGCCACCGCTCCTACGTGGACCCGCTGGTGCTCCGCACCGCGCTCCACGAGCACGGCTTCGCCCCCAACCACGTGCTCGGCGGGGTCAACGTCGCCTTCTGGCCGGTCGGCCCGCTGGCGCGGCGCAGCGGCTACGTGTTCATCCGCCGGAGCATCAGGGACAACCCCGTCTACAAGCTCACGCTCCGGGAGTACGTCGGCTACCTGGTGCGCAAGCGCTTCAACCTGGAGTGGTACATCGAGGGGGGCCGCAGCCGCACCGGCAAGCTCCGGCCGCCCCGGCTGGGGCTGCTCGCCTACCTGGTCGAGGCGGTGATGGAGGGCGCCGCCGACGACGTGCTGCTGGTGCCCACGTCGATCGTCTACGAGCACCTGCCCGAGGTCGGCGCCATGGCCGCCGAGGGCACCGGGGGCGCCAGGCAGCGCGAGGGGTTCGGCTGGTTCCTCCGCTACCTGCGCCAGCAGTCGAGCAGCCACAGCGTGGTCCACGTCCGCTTCGGCGAGCCGCTCTCGCTGCGC from Candidatus Dormiibacterota bacterium harbors:
- a CDS encoding glycerol-3-phosphate 1-O-acyltransferase; amino-acid sequence: MSSAVHSAQPSPVTPPGTDGVVVLRFATTAAERGVVEEWLERERPRLGGRVAVVDAGDASLVARLDQAAGDPRVVPVRVTWMPRQGGGRDRGAGIAGLLEHTRLLRRDPGRRRVVAGEPATVSALRSRFEASTGGGGGAEFAGFVRRQAVLALERAERRLLGDRYKVARLVGDEITSSARFRERVAELAARLDRPDSEVLAEAAGYLEEMAASSSRLAIDAWEQLIRVALRGHAIGVDAARLDELRGLGRHRALVFLPSHRSYVDPLVLRTALHEHGFAPNHVLGGVNVAFWPVGPLARRSGYVFIRRSIRDNPVYKLTLREYVGYLVRKRFNLEWYIEGGRSRTGKLRPPRLGLLAYLVEAVMEGAADDVLLVPTSIVYEHLPEVGAMAAEGTGGARQREGFGWFLRYLRQQSSSHSVVHVRFGEPLSLREGMESSSNGSRSGHAVEKLAFEVLHRINRATPVTAPSLVTLALLGAEDRALTLDQVCASLVPLSGYVERRGLPTTEGATSTEPRAVRRALEALEGQGLADRFAEGVEPVWRVTPSRHLEAAFYRNGVAHFFVNRALVELIVVRASEERLEDPVLGAWEEALRLRDLLKFEFFFAGKAAFAQELRDELAVFDPEWEQRAGDPEAILERLTGSHLYLAHRIIRPYVEAYLVVAERLAARDPREPIEERAFLRECLGAARQLRLQQRLHSPEAISTELFRTGLALAANRDLVDPGREAVAEGRRALADELRTVVRRLERIRDLALRAPRT